The Ziziphus jujuba cultivar Dongzao chromosome 7, ASM3175591v1 genome includes a region encoding these proteins:
- the LOC107423658 gene encoding uncharacterized protein LOC107423658 isoform X2, producing the protein MKTAKQEIQSATQVSHDSQTDQPKNHTTEAPVTDSASISTSSNDGKKVSREDIELVQNLIERCLQLYMNRDEVVKTLLTRARIDPGFTTLVWQKLEEENADFFRAYYIRLKLKRQILLFNHLLEHQYHLMKYPMPPKVPLAPIQNGIHPMPVNNLPMGYPVLQQPAMATAGQPQLDSMGCGISNCHVVNGVPAPSNFHPIRMNSGNDMVMDSSGADVAPVIPPNSAMSSMSEMPVSPTSVASSGHFPFAASDISGMGVDASALDTAFTSDVASSVGLQLAPDGGAGNSRDSLRSLDQIPWNFSLSDLTADLSNLGDLGALGNYPGSPFLPSDSEILLDSPEQEDIEEFFVDSVPGPPCSQSDEEKS; encoded by the exons ATGAAGACG GCCAAACAAGAAATACAATCGGCAACCCAAGTTTCACATGATTCCCAAACTGATCAACCTAAAAACCACACAACAGAGGCTCCTGTAACAGATTCTGCTTCAATATCCACCTCAAGCAACGATGGTAAAAAGGTTTCACGCGAAGATATTGAACTT GTTCAGAATTTAATTGAACGGTGTTTACAGTTGTACATGAACAGAGATGAGGTAGTTAAAACCCTCTTGACTCGTGCAAGGATTGATCCTGGATTTACAACCCTGG TATGGCAGAAGTTGGAAGAAGAAAATGCTGATTTTTTCAGGGCATATTATATAAGGCTAAAATTGAAAAGACAAATCCTCCTGTTCAATCATTTGCTTGAGCACCAGTATCATCTCATGAAATATCCCATGCCACCAAAGGTTCCTTTAGCCCCTATACAGAACGGAATTCATCCCATGCCTG TTAACAACTTGCCTATGGGATACCCTGTCCTACAGCAACCAGCAATGGCTACAGCTGGTCAACCTCAACTTGACTCCATGGGCTGCGGAATTTCAAATTGTCATGTGGTTAATGGAGTCCCTGCGCCAAGCAATTTCCATCCTATACGTATGAATTCTGGCAATGA TATGGTGATGGACAGCAGTGGTGCGGATGTGGCTCCTGTGATTCCACCAAATAGTGCCATGTCATCCATGTCTGAGATGCCTGTGAGTCCTACGTCAGTGGCATCCAGTGGTCATTTCCCTTTCGCTGCATCAGACATATCAGGAATGGGAGTGGATGCATCAGCTTTAGATACAGCTTTTACATCTGATGTTGCAAGTTCAGTTGGCTTGCAACTTGCACCTGATGGTGGGGCTGGAAACTCTCGAGATTCTCTCAGATCTTTGGATCAGATTCCATGGAATTTCAGCTTGTCAGATCTTACAGCAGATTTGTCAAACTTAGGAG ATTTAGGAGCCTTGGGAAACTATCCTGGTTCGCCCTTTCTGCCATCTGATTCTGAAATCTTGCTAGATTCTCCAGAGCAAGAGGATATAG AGGAATTCTTTGTTGATTCTGTCCCTGGACCGCCATGCTCTCAATCAGATGAAGAGAAATCCTAG
- the LOC107423658 gene encoding uncharacterized protein LOC107423658 isoform X1, protein MKTAKQEIQSATQVSHDSQTDQPKNHTTEAPVTDSASISTSSNDGKKVSREDIELVQNLIERCLQLYMNRDEVVKTLLTRARIDPGFTTLVWQKLEEENADFFRAYYIRLKLKRQILLFNHLLEHQYHLMKYPMPPKVPLAPIQNGIHPMPVNNLPMGYPVLQQPAMATAGQPQLDSMGCGISNCHVVNGVPAPSNFHPIRMNSGNDMVMDSSGADVAPVIPPNSAMSSMSEMPVSPTSVASSGHFPFAASDISGMGVDASALDTAFTSDVASSVGLQLAPDGGAGNSRDSLRSLDQIPWNFSLSDLTADLSNLGDLGALGNYPGSPFLPSDSEILLDSPEQEDIVEEFFVDSVPGPPCSQSDEEKS, encoded by the exons ATGAAGACG GCCAAACAAGAAATACAATCGGCAACCCAAGTTTCACATGATTCCCAAACTGATCAACCTAAAAACCACACAACAGAGGCTCCTGTAACAGATTCTGCTTCAATATCCACCTCAAGCAACGATGGTAAAAAGGTTTCACGCGAAGATATTGAACTT GTTCAGAATTTAATTGAACGGTGTTTACAGTTGTACATGAACAGAGATGAGGTAGTTAAAACCCTCTTGACTCGTGCAAGGATTGATCCTGGATTTACAACCCTGG TATGGCAGAAGTTGGAAGAAGAAAATGCTGATTTTTTCAGGGCATATTATATAAGGCTAAAATTGAAAAGACAAATCCTCCTGTTCAATCATTTGCTTGAGCACCAGTATCATCTCATGAAATATCCCATGCCACCAAAGGTTCCTTTAGCCCCTATACAGAACGGAATTCATCCCATGCCTG TTAACAACTTGCCTATGGGATACCCTGTCCTACAGCAACCAGCAATGGCTACAGCTGGTCAACCTCAACTTGACTCCATGGGCTGCGGAATTTCAAATTGTCATGTGGTTAATGGAGTCCCTGCGCCAAGCAATTTCCATCCTATACGTATGAATTCTGGCAATGA TATGGTGATGGACAGCAGTGGTGCGGATGTGGCTCCTGTGATTCCACCAAATAGTGCCATGTCATCCATGTCTGAGATGCCTGTGAGTCCTACGTCAGTGGCATCCAGTGGTCATTTCCCTTTCGCTGCATCAGACATATCAGGAATGGGAGTGGATGCATCAGCTTTAGATACAGCTTTTACATCTGATGTTGCAAGTTCAGTTGGCTTGCAACTTGCACCTGATGGTGGGGCTGGAAACTCTCGAGATTCTCTCAGATCTTTGGATCAGATTCCATGGAATTTCAGCTTGTCAGATCTTACAGCAGATTTGTCAAACTTAGGAG ATTTAGGAGCCTTGGGAAACTATCCTGGTTCGCCCTTTCTGCCATCTGATTCTGAAATCTTGCTAGATTCTCCAGAGCAAGAGGATATAG TAGAGGAATTCTTTGTTGATTCTGTCCCTGGACCGCCATGCTCTCAATCAGATGAAGAGAAATCCTAG
- the LOC107423658 gene encoding uncharacterized protein LOC107423658 isoform X3: MKTAKQEIQSATQVSHDSQTDQPKNHTTEAPVTDSASISTSSNDGKKVSREDIELVQNLIERCLQLYMNRDEVVKTLLTRARIDPGFTTLVWQKLEEENADFFRAYYIRLKLKRQILLFNHLLEHQYHLMKYPMPPKVPLAPIQNGIHPMPVNNLPMGYPVLQQPAMATAGQPQLDSMGCGISNCHVVNGVPAPSNFHPIRMNSGNDGADVAPVIPPNSAMSSMSEMPVSPTSVASSGHFPFAASDISGMGVDASALDTAFTSDVASSVGLQLAPDGGAGNSRDSLRSLDQIPWNFSLSDLTADLSNLGDLGALGNYPGSPFLPSDSEILLDSPEQEDIVEEFFVDSVPGPPCSQSDEEKS; the protein is encoded by the exons ATGAAGACG GCCAAACAAGAAATACAATCGGCAACCCAAGTTTCACATGATTCCCAAACTGATCAACCTAAAAACCACACAACAGAGGCTCCTGTAACAGATTCTGCTTCAATATCCACCTCAAGCAACGATGGTAAAAAGGTTTCACGCGAAGATATTGAACTT GTTCAGAATTTAATTGAACGGTGTTTACAGTTGTACATGAACAGAGATGAGGTAGTTAAAACCCTCTTGACTCGTGCAAGGATTGATCCTGGATTTACAACCCTGG TATGGCAGAAGTTGGAAGAAGAAAATGCTGATTTTTTCAGGGCATATTATATAAGGCTAAAATTGAAAAGACAAATCCTCCTGTTCAATCATTTGCTTGAGCACCAGTATCATCTCATGAAATATCCCATGCCACCAAAGGTTCCTTTAGCCCCTATACAGAACGGAATTCATCCCATGCCTG TTAACAACTTGCCTATGGGATACCCTGTCCTACAGCAACCAGCAATGGCTACAGCTGGTCAACCTCAACTTGACTCCATGGGCTGCGGAATTTCAAATTGTCATGTGGTTAATGGAGTCCCTGCGCCAAGCAATTTCCATCCTATACGTATGAATTCTGGCAATGA TGGTGCGGATGTGGCTCCTGTGATTCCACCAAATAGTGCCATGTCATCCATGTCTGAGATGCCTGTGAGTCCTACGTCAGTGGCATCCAGTGGTCATTTCCCTTTCGCTGCATCAGACATATCAGGAATGGGAGTGGATGCATCAGCTTTAGATACAGCTTTTACATCTGATGTTGCAAGTTCAGTTGGCTTGCAACTTGCACCTGATGGTGGGGCTGGAAACTCTCGAGATTCTCTCAGATCTTTGGATCAGATTCCATGGAATTTCAGCTTGTCAGATCTTACAGCAGATTTGTCAAACTTAGGAG ATTTAGGAGCCTTGGGAAACTATCCTGGTTCGCCCTTTCTGCCATCTGATTCTGAAATCTTGCTAGATTCTCCAGAGCAAGAGGATATAG TAGAGGAATTCTTTGTTGATTCTGTCCCTGGACCGCCATGCTCTCAATCAGATGAAGAGAAATCCTAG
- the LOC107423657 gene encoding cyclic nucleotide-gated ion channel 1, producing MNSKGPKFVRFEDWKSEISVSYERESPTSNDGSYPGKAREHVKGVLRNIGRGFKRCYESIRSLRTKTLSSRTTYATKRPEKDAASKKKIFDPQGAFLQQWNKIFVLSCVIAISLDPLFLYIPTIDTNQQCLSLDTPLEITACVLRTFTDIFYVVHIIFQFRTGFIAPSSRVFGRGELIDDPVAIAKRYLSTYFIIDVLAILPLPQVVVLIVIPQIKGPVALVTKDILEYVIFCQYVPRLIRIIPLYREVTRTSGLFTETAWAGAAFNLFLYMLASHVAGAVWYLLAIERADRCWHDQFKNKPWDHSYLYCGEDRKDLPIADISLALNTSCPFIDPDEIKNSGIFNFGIFADALTSGIVDYDDFSTKIFYCFWWGLRNLSSLGQNLKTSTFVGEIIFAVCIAVFGLVLFSLLIGNMQKYLQSTTVRVEEMRVRRRDAEQWMTHRMLPPNLKERIKRYEQYKWQETRGADEDNLIRNLPKDLRRDIKRHLCLSLLTRVPMFEKMDEQLLDALCDRLKPVLYTEKSFVLREGDPVDEMVFIMRGNLATMTTNGGRTGFFNSVDLKAGDFCGEELLTWALDPNSATSLPTSTRTVEALTEVEAFALMADDLKFVASQFRRLHSKQLRHDFRFYSLQWRTWAACFIQVAWRRHCKRKLDKSLREAEDRLQNALANEVGSTPSLGATIYASRFAANALRTMRKNGAVSARPPQRLLPLLPQKPAEPDFTAEGR from the exons ATGAATTCCAAGGGACCTAAATTTGTAAG GTTTGAAGATTGGAAATCAGAAATCTCTGTAAGTTATGAAAGGGAATCACCCACAAGTAATGATGGGTCATATCCAGGAAAAGCCAGAGAACATGTGAAAGGAGTTTTGAGAAATATTGGGAGAGGTTTTAAGAGATGTTATGAGAGCATTAGAAGCCTGAGAACAAAAACATTAAGCTCTCGTACTACTTATGCGACTAAGCGGCCGGAAAAAGATGCGGCatctaagaaaaaaattttcgaCCCGCAAGGAGCTTTTCTTCAGCAATGGAACAAGATATTTGTGCTCTCTTGTGTTATAGCAATATCGTTGGACCCGTTGTTTTTGTACATTCCCACCATTGATACCAACCAGCAATGCCTCAGTCTGGACACACCGTTGGAGATCACTGCCTGTGTTCTTCGAACATTTACCGATATCTTTTATGTTGTTCATATTATCTTTCAATTCAGAACCGGGTTTATTGCCCCTTCTTCTAGAGTATTCGGAAGGGGTGAGTTAATTGATGATCCTGTGGCTATAGCAAAAAGATACTTATCCACCTATTTCATCATCGATGTTCTAGCAATTCTCCCACTGCCACAA GTGGTAGTTTTGATTGTCATACCTCAGATTAAAGGTCCAGTTGCACTGGTCACAAAGGACATTTTGGAGTATGTAATTTTCTGTCAGTATGTGCCAAGACTTATAAGGATTATTCCACTATACAGAGAAGTAACTAGAACTTCTGGCCTTTTCACTGAGACAGCATGGGCTGGAGCTGCTTTCAATCTCTTTCTCTATATGCTTGCTAGTCAT GTGGCTGGAGCAGTTTGGTACTTGCTCGCCATTGAGCGAGCAGATAGGTGTTGGCATGATCAATTTAAGAACAAGCCTTGGGACCACAGTTATTTATACTGCGGTGAAGACAGAAAAGACTTACCGATTGCAGACATTAGTTTAGCACTAAATACTTCTTGCCCTTTCATTGATCCTGATGAGATTAAAAATTCTGGCATCTTTAACTTTGGAATATTTGCTGATGCTTTGACATCTGGCATTGTTGACTACGATGATTTTTCTACCAAGATTTTCTACTGTTTTTGGTGGGGACTGCGCAATCTTAG TTCTCTTGGCCAGAACTTAAAAACAAGCACTTTCGTGGGAGAAATAATTTTTGCAGTCTGCATCGCTGTCTTTGGATTGGTTCTATTTTCATTACTCATTGGGAATATGCAG AAATATCTGCAATCCACAACTGTGAGAGTTGAAGAAATGAGAGTGAGAAGACGAGATGCAGAGCAGTGGATGACTCACCGCATGCTTCCTCCAAACTTGAAGGAACGCATTAAAAGATATGAACAGTACAAATGGCAAGAAACAAGAGGTGCTGACGAAGATAATCTAATTCGTAACCTTCCAAAGGACCTTAGGAGGGACATAAAGCGTCACCTTTGTCTTTCTCTTCTCACTAGA GTACCAATGTTTGAAAAAATGGATGAACAACTCTTGGATGCTTTGTGTGATCGTCTCAAACCAGTTTTGTACACAGAGAAAAGTTTCGTTCTCCGGGAGGGTGATCCTGTTGATGAAATGGTCTTTATAATGAGAGGAAATCTAGCAACAATGACTACCAATGGTGGAAGAACTGGCTTTTTCAACTCAGTTGATCTTAAGGCTGGTGACTTCTGTGGAGAAGAGCTACTTACATGGGCCTTGGATCCCAACTCTGCCACCAGTCTCCCTACATCCACCAGGACAGTGGAAGCTCTAACAGAAGTAGAGGCTTTTGCTCTCATGGCTGATGATTTGAAGTTCGTTGCCTCCCAATTCAGGAGGCTTCACAGTAAACAACTCCGGCACGATTTCAG ATTCTACTCCCTGCAATGGAGGACATGGGCTGCCTGTTTTATACAAGTGGCATGGCGGCGACATTGCAAGAGGAAGCTTGACAAGTCTTTACGTGAAGCAGAAGACAGGCTGCAAAATGCTTTGGCAAACGAAGTTGGGAGCACACCAAGTCTTGGTGCTACTATTTATGCATCAAGGTTTGCTGCCAATGCACTGCGAACCATGCGAAAAAATGGTGCTGTAAGTGCCAGACCACCACAGAGATTGCTACCATTGCTGCCTCAAAAACCAGCTGAGCCTGATTTCACTGCAGAAGGTCGTTAG